One Peterkaempfera bronchialis DNA window includes the following coding sequences:
- a CDS encoding DUF3040 domain-containing protein, whose translation MGLSMHDRQVLADIEQHLTERDPALARLLGSFGDRRSRLRAAVRHAWLGTVVVVAGLAFLLGMVLLSTGSASRDRVLTVCGGSALIGSGLLVVAVLVVTWRRRRAG comes from the coding sequence ATGGGTCTCTCGATGCACGACCGGCAGGTCCTCGCCGATATCGAGCAGCACCTCACCGAGCGGGATCCGGCTCTGGCGCGGCTGCTCGGCAGCTTCGGCGACCGCCGCAGCCGGCTGCGGGCAGCGGTCCGGCATGCGTGGCTGGGCACGGTGGTGGTCGTGGCCGGATTGGCGTTCCTGCTGGGTATGGTGCTGCTCTCCACCGGGTCCGCCTCCCGTGACCGGGTGCTGACCGTGTGCGGGGGCTCGGCGCTGATCGGCTCCGGGCTGCTCGTGGTGGCGGTGCTGGTGGTGACCTGGCGCAGACGCCGCGCCGGCTGA
- a CDS encoding GNAT family N-acetyltransferase, with translation MADDIEFLRAGPEQTTEVLAVLDEAAAWLRSRGVDQWPARFEAAWIEPGIAQGDTWIVRTGGRTAATVTLDWFDPVWSDHPGPAGYLHRLAVRRHAAGLGARILDWAAATLAHTGRHLRLDCLAANTALRAYYESAGFTHRGDTRVGGAPGQRRHDGPATLVSRYEKPLA, from the coding sequence ATGGCAGACGACATCGAGTTCCTACGCGCCGGGCCGGAGCAGACCACGGAGGTCCTGGCCGTGCTGGACGAGGCGGCGGCCTGGCTCCGGAGCCGGGGCGTCGACCAGTGGCCCGCCCGGTTCGAGGCGGCCTGGATCGAGCCGGGCATCGCCCAGGGCGACACCTGGATCGTCCGGACCGGCGGCCGGACCGCCGCCACCGTCACCCTCGACTGGTTCGACCCCGTCTGGTCCGACCACCCCGGCCCGGCCGGCTACCTCCACCGTCTCGCCGTACGCCGCCACGCGGCGGGCCTCGGCGCCCGCATCCTCGACTGGGCCGCCGCCACCCTCGCCCACACCGGCCGCCACCTCCGGCTCGACTGCCTCGCCGCCAACACCGCCCTGCGCGCCTACTACGAGTCCGCTGGCTTCACCCACCGCGGCGACACCCGGGTCGGCGGCGCCCCGGGCCAACGCCGCCACGACGGCCCCGCCACCCTCGTCAGCCGCTACGAGAAACCCCTCGCATAA